In the Oncorhynchus tshawytscha isolate Ot180627B linkage group LG17, Otsh_v2.0, whole genome shotgun sequence genome, GTTTGTTTTCTCGATATTTCTGTCTGCATGTCAAACTAACATCCAGTGCTATAGTTAGACTGAGTGAGTAATCACATAGCCCTGTCCAGAGCATGTGGCCTTAGATGGAGCGGAGCATGCTAAATTTGACTGTAGCGAGTTTCCCAAAGGCTGGAGCGTCGGCCTTCTCGCCCACTCCAATTTCGCTCCAGTAGCGCTCACTTCACAAGCTCAGGGCATGCCCGGaccagcatgcatttgtagtctacttgtgtgctgctttATCCCCTTGCTTTAGTTACTGTTATCTAGTATGCTAAATATTTTCAGAAAggaactgataaaacacacaggtgaaaaatcgaggagcaagagagggagtgcagGGATATTGTGTCGACAACTAAAGAATCactgtggaatctgaaaagacggGTATCCcgaaagcatgatggtgtacttaGTATGTGCACACGCTAACAGAAAATAACGAGTTTGGTAGCTAGCtatgtcattgtagcaaagtataaaatttttaaaaaaaattaaaagatcTCTTAAACCCCATCttattagcataatacaaaagttcccataaaaatctgtttaagctagatatgttttttttttgcattggatgcgtctccATCCACTGCATCTGCCTGTCGCATTTCCTCATCTGCGGTGAGAGGTGACAGAGCTAAAAGCGGTGTTTCTCACCATGAGATATCCCGAAAATTGGTCTTCacacaaaatcgtctgtagcgtGTGAACGGTTTGGCGCTCAAAACTATTACGACCCCTCTATGGACAGATGACCCCTCTCACGAACATGATgttgttctccgttttgctctacgacctcCACAAACggcttgggactcgtctgaagtcggtacagccgatctgccaaattctgtctgtagcatccaaacagtttgggctacacactaatatgacccttCTGTGCGAtggtgagactctcacgaacaggttggttgttttgctctaggacacccACAGGCCTCACGACTCGTCTAAAGGTCCCTCAGTACCAGATGAAATAATGAGTGGAAGTATATAcggagactgtttagtgccaaaaataaggtgttaaatacatgtaaaaaagaaacaaatgtttgctgatctttcttatatctctcagatataggacagacacttcaaaacaaaccTTCAttctattagcccatacaaatgcattaTGGAACAGATAGTTCCCTAAAAATACCAAAATTAAATTAGtcctgaagtgtctgtcctatatttgAGAGATataagatcaggaaacatttattattatatttttttatacgtGTATTTAACCCAATATTTTTGGCTCTAAACACGGTCTATGCCGGGgtgggggttctactaagctatatggaactgttttaagtgtcataccaaggatcattttgctatttgatttggaattttaagaccccttgaagtatcaaaaaatgtatacatctttttaatgaaaaacatgttttggccttactgctattagcccatacaaacgcaatgaataacagattcactacatggaacaaatagtcccccccccaaaaaaatctaaaggaagtttgttttgaagtgtcaaataaaaaaaattgatcTCTTAAACCCCATCttattagcataatacaaaagtTCCCATAAAAATCTCAGTTTAAGTTAGGGTCAAAAATTCatcaaattatatatttttgttatagtCCAATGGGTcataaaattctaaatcaaatagctaaatgctCCTGTGACGCCCGGGGTTACCGTAGTAAAACCACCCAAACCTCACCCGACTGAGACTCTGGGTTAGTTCATTTTtgttctattatctatacaatcaTTGGTTTTGGCTCAATAGGCCTGGCATATTCTCTTTCAAGGAGGTAAGCACTGCCCCATGAGCGATGAGCGGGGATTTCCAGACGCTCAACTCCTCACTACTCTGGTCCTGTCTAATGCTCACTCTTGTCTCTAGGTAAGCGGCGGAGGTTCTCCTCCAAGCCTGTCATCCTGACTGAAGCTCAGAAACAGCTGATGGTTCACAAACTGCCTCAGGTCCTGCGCCTGCACCTCAAACGCTTCAGGTACTGACCGTATTATGAccacacaataactacaacacACCCATGCACCTCAAACACTGCAGATAACCATTGAGCACATAGCAATTGCTCAAGAACCATAACACAACCATGCATTTGAAACACCCTAGCTGTCTTATTTGGTGATTTGGTCTGTTGATGTGCTTGTGATTGGTCGTCAGGTGGTCTGGGAGAAACCACAGGGAGAAGATCGGGGTCCACGTCAGCTTTGACCAGCTCCTCAACATGGAGCCATACTGCTGCAGAGACCCCTCCCCCAAGGGCTCGCCATACTCCAGTCCGGCCCCCGCCGGCTCCCCGACCCCCAAACACTTCCTGTACGAACTGTCCGCTGTGGTGATGCATCATGGGAAGGGCTTTGGCTCTGGCCACTACACTGCCTACTGCTACAACAAAGAAGGAAGTAAGAACATCTCacgcaaaatacatttttatgtcAAAGATTACAAATACAAAGGTGACACACAACCTTCTCTTGATACATTTTCTTGGAATTGACCTACATCTAAtaccctttctctcttctcctttttccGCTGTCAGGGTTCTGGGTCCACTGTAATGACTCTAAGCTGAATGTGTGTTCtgtggaggaggtgtgtggtGCCCAGGCCTACATACTCTTCTACACGCAGCGCTTCACTCAGGACAAAGACAGGCCGCTATAGGACCAGGACCCACTGAGCCCCGCCCCAAACCCTCCTTTGTACCTCAGCAGTCCAGTGACGTGACATCATCAgcattaccaccaccaaaacatctCAACCCCCCTCACGCTCTTCCTTTGTTCATTTTTATCTCCTCTGGGGGAGGAATGATAAAATTATCATTTATTTTTCTAAAAGAcagtctttttttaaatttatttttgtcTTTGTGAATCTCTTGTACATGTTGTTTATATGGGTTTTAAAAGAAAAGGAAAACATGTTTGATAGTGTAAAGGTTTATTTTATCAAGAGTATCAGCCAAGTTGTGCGTTGTATTATAGACACGCCTTTGAAGGAGTAGAGACAGACTTTGGCCAGGTGTGACTGTTTAATCTGTAGTTCAGATTTATTCAGGTGTCAACCTTCTGCTATATGTTTTTCTTTTTCTCAAACAATTTGAATCAACTACAGTGTTTCTCACAGCCACTTTAGACAGTTGACTAAGGGATGTCAGTCAGTCAAATTCTCAACTGGAATGTAGACAAACAGAATTCCCTCCATAAATAGTCTTTAGAGTTTAACCCCTTTAGTTTCGCCAGAGACGTAAGGGTAAGCGAGACACCTCCCTCGCTCCTATTTTCTGATTCAtatatagtcaatgaactaagcagaccagacccaggTGCTAATGCATTGGTGCCTATGGGAGAGCCACCACTTAAGTGGACCGGGACggtgatatttaaaaaaagaaaagataaaCAGCCTGAGTGGGACATCttaatttatccaccatctttggtaTCGCTCTCTGTAGTAAGTCCGGTCGGTCAGGAAATGGTTTATAATTGACTACTGACCTCACGCCAAAGCACGagggaaacatttaaaaagtCTCTCAGCTTCCCCAAAAACAATTACAGAACATTTGCAAGATATATTCTTTGATTGGTTTTGGAAAATCTATTTTATAACCAATTTCCAGCTGAATGCTGCCCTCTGTCTTCAGTGGTGCTGGTGTTTTTAGGCCTGTTGCCTCCTAACTTTTGGTTGGTATCCGACAGCAGTCATAATTGTCATAGAAAAGTGCCCTTCGTTATCAGAACATATCTATTTTTGTAGTTCTTTGTAGCAGTCCTACCCAGGCCAGCATTTAGAATATTGAATGTATTTTTGTATACTCTGACAGAGGATGTTTCACAGAAGTTATGTTTAAAAACAGGGCCACTGACTGTTAGAGATTTTGTAATTGATTCCTTCCCCCTCTAGTTGTTTGGAATCACCAGCAGGTCTGACccgtctctcctgtgtgtgtgtataccagcATGTGTTCACACAATATAGTTGGCTCTGTAATGTAAGTATAAAATAGCCAGACTGGTGCAAGTAGATCCTTGCTGTGTGTTTGaaactgtgtgtgagagatatctCCATGCTGGTACTAGCTTAACTGCTCTCAACCTAAATGCTGTTCATCTCTAGAGTCACCTTTTGGGGAGAATTCAAAGCACATTTCCACCCGATGTATGTTGGCATTGTGCTCATACTGCCTCGGGTGTGTACACATTTATGGAAGTGATACTATGCAAATTCTTACCTCAATTTTTAGAGAATTACCTCATGagaatatattttcatttttctAAGAAAACACTAATTTGTGTACTTTTTTAAATCCGCACCACTATTAATTCAGTTAAGGTTCCTACCATGCTGTAGCCCTCACACAATCCCCTTTCACTTGACTATTTCTAAATAGGGTATACATAATGGCGGCTGCCTACTAGACTCAAGAtttgtatataatgacgagacgCTCATGTCTCCCCCCTAACAATGGGACTCgttgtccaaaataagcccatagaaatgctTTGGACAGAGTGAAATCTTTGCCTTTTCCTCACTGATCGAATCTACTGGAGGCCTGCAAGGacagtgggctcccgagtggcatagaggtctaagacactgcatctcagtgctagaggcgtcactacagcctggttcgaatcaggccgtgattgggcggcgcacaattggcccagcatattctggtgtaggctgtcattgtaaataagtatttgttcttaactgacttgcctagttaaacaaattaaatataGCCAATCAAGGATATCTTCCCAGTGCAGGAATACAGAGAGAATTTTTTTAATTTCAATAGTTTTCTTACAAAACATTTCCAGGGAACTCAAAATGAAGCACTACATTTGAGTACATATAGTGGCAGCAGCCATTTCACAAATCGCTTCTCCAGTATTTGTTTATTAAGATGAGTGCAGAGTCCTCTCCCTGTATCATGAAGCCAAACATACAGCTGTAGATGCATGGTTGTCTAGTTGTCGAAAGGGGAAAGAGTTGTACAATTTCAGGGTTCTGACGAGCAATCGAGTGACTAGTAACTGTCAGGACCCGATGACCAGAACACTGTAGGGTCAGGCTGAAAGACCGCAGTCTGAACTAAGAACTGTATAGCAGtaagggccaggagtttttcctgatcagGTCACATGATTAGGAAACACTCCCTTCCCTATGCATACTTCGAGGGAGAGGAAGGTACTTATTTTGGTAAGGAAAGGTTTGTTTCTTCACATTCTTACTGGGTCTAAATACTGGGTGTTCTAAGCAGTTGATTCGAGGGAGAGGAAGGTACTTATTTTGGTAAGGAAAGGTTTGTTTCTTCACATTCTCACTGGGTCTAAATACTGGGTGTTCTAAGCAGTTGAACTGTAACAGTTCCAGCTTCAGAAGATTGCTGAGACACCACTGTGTCCACAGATCCCTCTAGCAGGGGGGGAAAATGACGACTAAGCTTTGTGGTTACCAAAATAAAAGAGGGGAAAAAAAGATTCAGCTGCTGCTACATAAGCTCGTCCCTCCATGCTCGCTCTTAAGTAGCGGTAAAAATGCATTGTGGGGGTACCTTACAGCAGCATTTTTCATAGCCCTTACTGGCTGCTCTCTGCCAAGGTGGGAGAAATGGGAAGAGACCAAAGGAAGGTCCTGTATTTAGATGCTGTTTTTCTGTTGGAAGTGCAGGCAGACGGTTCAGTGTGTCTATTCTCTGTATTGGGGTGGAGGGGTTGGAATGAGGTTAGGTTCCGTATTCAATAGTCGTCCCCTCGGCTCACCACCTCCTTGCAGGTGGGCCTGAGCAGGATGGTGTGCTCGAACTGGGCGGTGTAGGAGCCCTTGGTGTCGCAGAGCGGGGGGTAGGGGTCCACGATGCCCAGGTCGCACAGGTTCTTCAGGGCCATCAGGTACTTGCTCTCCCCCAGCCGGTCTAGCCAGCGCCGGCAGAACGCCAGTGTGCCAAAGTTCTCGTTGATAACGTTCAACAGGTGCTTCGCCCGGGGGAGTctggggggaggaagggggagagagaggggtagagagagggtggaatACACAGTCCAGTGTTCACACAGGCAACCAACTTACCTGATTGGGACGTGTCCCACATCAAAGTTTTTCATGTAATGAGAACACTCCATGTCATCATGGACCACGCCCTTCCCTGTGCTGCCAAATGTCTCGATGGCGTACACCTCTCCCTCCTGGTGGTGCAAAAGAGGGTATCAGTCAGAAAAAGGACACTTATTGGGGTAGGAGGACACTGCTGAAGTCAACCAAATACATGGGGGCAGGCAATCCTGTGATAGCAATTCCTTGATCATCGACGACACCAATTCAGGCATGCGGGTATTGTGTTAATGGCTAATTGGATCTGGCTTGGTTCCTAAGCACACCATTAACTAAGCATCATTACTCAGTCAACCTCCCACAGCACACCATTAACTCAGCAGCCCTTTCTAACCTCGCCCCCTTAACGCTCAGTAAGACAGATTACACACCTCCATCCTGGTAGCTTCCCCTCCTTTGACAATGGGGACAGTCTTGCCGGCATGTATCCTGTACTGGCCAATTGAGTGGCCGTTCAGGTTTCTGATTGGCTTCACTGGAAATTAACATTTGTGAGGAATTACATTCGATCATAAATTACAACaaattcactgtgtgtgtgagatatatatatatatatatacagtgccttgcgaaagtattcggcccccttgaactttgcaaccttttgccacatttcaggcttcaaacaaagatataaaactatttttttgtgaagaatcaacaacaagtgggacacaatcatgaagtggaatgacatttattggatatttcaaacctttttaacaaatcaaaaactgaaaaattgggcgtgcaaaattattcagcccccttaagttaatactttgtagcgccaccttttgcgaTTACagcttggccattctaacacctggatatgtttatttttgaaccattccattgtagattttgctttatgttttggatcattgtcttgttggaagacaaatctccgtcccagtctcaggtcttttgcagactccatcaggttttcttccagaatggtcctgtatttgtctccatccatcttcccatcaattttaaccatcttccttgtccctgctgaagaaaagcaggcccaaaccatgatgctgccaccaccatgtttgacagtggggctggtgtgttcagggtgatgagctgtgttgcttttacgccaaacataacgttttgcattgttgccaaaaagttcaattttggtttcatctgaccagagcaccttcttccacatgtttggtgtgtctcccaggtggcttgtggcaaactttaaacaacactttttatggatatctttaagaaatggctttcttcttgccactcttccattaaggccagatttgtgcaatatacgactgattgttgtcctatggacagagtctcccacctcagctgtagatctctgcagttcatccagagtgatcatgggcctcttggctgcatctctgatcagtcttctccttgtatgagctgaaagtttagagggacggccaggtcttggtagatttgcagtggtctgatactccttccatttcaatattatcgcttgcacagtgctccttgggatgtttaaagcttgggaaatcttttgtatccaaatccggctttaaacttcttcacaacagtatctcggacctgcctggtgtgttccttgttcttcatgatgctctctgcgcttttaacggacctctgagactatcacagtgcaggtgcatttatacggagacttgattacacacaggtggattgtatttatcatcattagtcatttaggtcaacattggatcattcagagatcctcactgaacttctggagagtttgctgcactgaaagtaaaggggccgaatcattttgcacgcccaatttttcagtttttgatttgttaaaaagtttgaaatatccaataaatgtcgttccacttcatgattgtgtcccactttttgttgattcttcacaaaaaaatacagttttatatctttatgtttgaagcttgaaatgtggcaaaaggtcgcaaagttcaagggggccgaatactttcgcaaggcactgtatatatatattcagtaGCTCAGTACCTTGGTATGTTTTGCCGTCAATCTCCACCTCGTACGACTCCATCACTTCCTGAATTCTCTCTCCAACGTCACACAGACGCACGTCGATTCCAGCACACTGATGAAGCATGATTGAGATGAGACTGAACATCAACTACACTTACTTCAAATTCTATCAAGCGGCCTCAGGAATGGATGGCGTGTGAATGGATGCCGGACCTTGATTCCAGTATTGGTGGCGTCTCTCACGGCCTCCAGCAGTTTGTCATACTTTGGGTTGAACGTGACGGTGAAGGCACAGTCAATGATCCGACCTGAAAACACAGTGGGAGTGAGCACAGCATCCTACATGGCCTGAGTGGTTAGTTGTGTCTGTTTATGTGCCAAGTATGTTTTGATGTGTGTGTCAGCTGAACCATGTGTGTACTGTGGCAGGGGTGTACCGTTGATGTGTGTTCCGAAGTCGATCTTGCAGACGTCGTCGTACTGCAGCACGGTGGGGTCTCCGGCGTTAGGGGTATAGTGAGCCGCACAGTTGTTCAGAGAGCAGCCAGTGGGGAAGGCCAGGCCTGCATTCAGACCATTCTCCTTGATCAACTTCCTGGAACAGTTCTCCAACCGCTCACttaaacacagacacacgcacagagaaaTGAGTATACAGAAAGAGATAATATAAATTGATAATAAAGGGATGAAAGCACAAGAACGGATGTATGCAAAATATGAAATGCAAAAGAGATGGAATGCAAGGGAAAAAGACTGACATACAGGAAGCAACATCTCAgctgtgatgatgatgaaggcTCACCAGATGTCGATCATGGTCATGCCAGGTTTGATGAAGCTGCGGACGTGCTGGCGGACCTGTCTATGGGCCTCAGCAGCCTGTCTGAAGTCGCTCCACATTTCCTCGTTGGCCTTGTCCAGAACCCGCTTCTCTTCATTGGTGGTCCTCCACGCCGCGGTACGCCTGCACCAAGGGGAATCAGCAACaaggtcagcacacacacacacttgttcccATCACTGTGCGTGAAATTCACAAGGGGATCAGCAATGAAGTTAACAAACATTGTCATTGCACGACTACCTGGAGGATCAACAACAAGGTTAGTGCCCATGCACACATCTTACTCCCCCACCCAGCACAGTGGCTAGAGGATAAACCAAACAAATTATGCTGAGGACGACAACAGTGTTTTGGGTGTTGCTAAAGCTGcaatattgtcacgacttctgccgaagtcattgcctctccttgttcgggcggtgctcggcgttcgacgtcaccggtcttctagccatcattgatccttttttcattttccattggttttgtcttgtcttcccacacacctgttttcaatcccattcattacctgttgtgtatttaaccctctgtttcccctcatgtctttgtcagagattgttttattgtcagtgtagtgtgtttgttgtataggtgcgcattgggtcctcgtacccatgtttgtttgtttatgtacatttagtgttatggagcatactccgtggactttattaaaagactccatttttcACTCCATTTGAcactcctgcgcctgacttccctgccacctattacacctatgcatgacaaatatgtaactttttcagcgacctgaccaaattcacatagaaaagtgtgttatagatctgtcgttCTCATTGAACGCAAgactaagaagcggtagatctgttctatgtgcaatatttctatgcttcctgttacGTTTCGTTTTGtaaaccagcttcaaacagctgaaatgaTTTTGGggtatgaaaatatattttacagcagTTAAgattgtacaatgattctctacactatacttggttttgtcacaaactgaaattaggcaaactattagaattttagcaaccaggaaatggcggagtgatttctgcatagcgCATCTTTAAGAGCCCTTTATGTCAATGAGTTTCACATCAGTGAAGAGATCCAAGGTGAAGAATCACCCTGTCACTTCTGTCTGATAACCACAATAACTGATGCAAGTATGCCAGGCAGCACTGTTTATTTCAGAACAAACTCAAACCTCCCTCCCCAGTTTGTGTTGAAGGTTGGACAGGTATAGCATGATGATCAGAGGAGCTGCCAGTCTAGTATAACACAGTGCTGGGGAAATAAGAGGCTGGGCCCCACTTCCACAGTAACCAGGTACAAACCACACACCAAGCCAAGAGTAGGTGTTTGTGAAATTGTGTGTATGAATCTTACCCATCCTGTAATGAGGGGTATTCACATTCCTGACCAATGGGGAAAACACCACTTGGATACAAGTCACAGATGGGCACAGACGGAGGGTCAGTCTGAACTTTGGCTGTGAAAGACCGGAAAAAACAAACAGTCACATAGCCGTTCATTACTAGTTAATAAACTATCTAGAAGGTTTGAGTTGGAATTCCAGGGGTGACAGAGCAATATTCAGGCAAAAGCCAAACATGCCCATTAGCCTGAGGGGGGAGGCACCCAGAAGGCCGCAGGGTTATGGTTATGCTCCAGAGTGCACCAGTAAGGCAGAGAGCCAGCCAGTCAGATCCATCACTAGCTCATAGTCTACTCTCCCATTGCACCCTATACATGACCAGACAAAGTGAAAGCCATAATTCTCAAGTGTCAAATGAAATAAGATCAACTCACGTcctctcttctttttcttcttcttcttctttttgcctGCCGAGTTCTCCCCATCGTCTCCATctgagagaaaaggggaggaatTTGAAGTAATTTAGTCATATTCAAAGGTCACACAAGAGTTTATCAGCTCCCAGCAAGCCATGTATTGGTAGATGTGTATGTAGTTATGTGTGAGGTCATCTCTGCGCTGTGTCCACAGCCAGAGATGGGCCAGACATGTGGATGGTTGAGGGTGGTTAGGATTTGGGTCATGGGGCGCAACAACAGGACTGGACCCAGATCAGCTGCTCCGCGGCAGGGTGTGAGGAGCCATGGTTGGATCTCAGCCCATGTGGTTCTGGGTCTGCCTAGTACTAGGCTAAGGTAGAGTACTGTTACGGTCTCTTACCATCCTCCCagtcttcttctttctctttgtCCTCCAGAGCCTGCTTCTCTAGCTGTTGTGTCACGTCAGCCACTCCATTGCCCTCAGCCTCGGTGCCGGCTGCTGCAGTCATAAATTgcacagagacagatacacatgGGCGAGCTCATCCTATACATCTTACTAACCACGACATGGC is a window encoding:
- the LOC112217020 gene encoding methionine aminopeptidase 2 isoform X2 yields the protein MADVVQAKVTEQKLEEETVLNGDAEEKEEVDPSEETAKKKKKKKKKKSAGPDGDDGENSAGKKKKKKKKKRGPKVQTDPPSVPICDLYPSGVFPIGQECEYPSLQDGRTAAWRTTNEEKRVLDKANEEMWSDFRQAAEAHRQVRQHVRSFIKPGMTMIDICERLENCSRKLIKENGLNAGLAFPTGCSLNNCAAHYTPNAGDPTVLQYDDVCKIDFGTHINGRIIDCAFTVTFNPKYDKLLEAVRDATNTGIKCAGIDVRLCDVGERIQEVMESYEVEIDGKTYQVKPIRNLNGHSIGQYRIHAGKTVPIVKGGEATRMEEGEVYAIETFGSTGKGVVHDDMECSHYMKNFDVGHVPIRLPRAKHLLNVINENFGTLAFCRRWLDRLGESKYLMALKNLCDLGIVDPYPPLCDTKGSYTAQFEHTILLRPTCKEVVSRGDDY
- the LOC112217020 gene encoding methionine aminopeptidase 2 isoform X1 yields the protein MADVVQAKVTEQKLEEETVLNGDAEEKEEVDPSEETAKKKKKKKKKKSAGPAAGTEAEGNGVADVTQQLEKQALEDKEKEEDWEDDGDDGENSAGKKKKKKKKKRGPKVQTDPPSVPICDLYPSGVFPIGQECEYPSLQDGRTAAWRTTNEEKRVLDKANEEMWSDFRQAAEAHRQVRQHVRSFIKPGMTMIDICERLENCSRKLIKENGLNAGLAFPTGCSLNNCAAHYTPNAGDPTVLQYDDVCKIDFGTHINGRIIDCAFTVTFNPKYDKLLEAVRDATNTGIKCAGIDVRLCDVGERIQEVMESYEVEIDGKTYQVKPIRNLNGHSIGQYRIHAGKTVPIVKGGEATRMEEGEVYAIETFGSTGKGVVHDDMECSHYMKNFDVGHVPIRLPRAKHLLNVINENFGTLAFCRRWLDRLGESKYLMALKNLCDLGIVDPYPPLCDTKGSYTAQFEHTILLRPTCKEVVSRGDDY